TCAGGATGGCAAGCAAAGGGAGGTGATTAAGGGAGAGCCGCTGGTCAGTGACTGCACAGGTTTCcacccctctctcttccctcctttaTAGAGCACCGCGAAGTACTTTGCCCAAGATGGAGGGACCCACACGGGCAGCCCAATCACCCTTGCAGCATCAGACACACAACGGTGACATCCTGGATGATGCAGAACAGGAGTCCTCTGGAAGGCATGGATCGACTTCAACATGCACCCAGGCTAAAGCTGCAAGCTCCATCCCAGACATCAACCTGTCTGACCTCAGATATTCCATCGCCAGGCGGCTGAACATCTCTGCCAATCTGGCAGAGCAGGAAGAAACCAGCAGCCAAGGAGAGCTGGGTACAGGCCCCACAGTGCTTCCCCATGGACAGTCAGAGGCCAGCGATGTGGATGGCAGTGACACCATGCCCAAGCCCCCCAGCAGAAGCTAGCTGCACAGGGAGAAGGAAGCCTTCCCTTGGCCATGAGAAGCTAAGCTCTGATACAGATGCCTATGCCCCCGACAGCAGCCACCTCAGATCCATGCACAGCAGGCCTGGGTTTCTGGAGTTGTATGCTGAAGCCAGGAAGGCCCGGTTTATCCGGCACAAGGGCATTCCAGCCTCGGGGAAGGAACTCAGCCTGCAAGAGATCTTTGGGCATGTCAacagcttagaccccagccccccagcagaaGAACAGAAGCAGCACAACCCTAAATGATGGCTCCTTCCCCTAAGGGAGGCTTGTGAGGGTCAACCACAGGAAAAGGTGGTCTGCCCTGCTGTCTGGAACAGCCAGCTAGCCAggattatagattcatagattgtaaggccattagggcatctagtctgacctgctgtagaAGACGTGCCATGGAATTTCATCCAGCTACTGCCTATAGCTTCTGCTTGACCTACAGCATAGCTTTTCGAAAGAAACACCACCTCCTGATGGAAAGATTTCATCTGaggaagaatccaccacagcccttgagAAGGTGTTTTACCCTCACTGTAAATAAGTTGCCACTTTCTCCCAGTCTGAGTCTATCTAGCTTGATCTTCCTGCTCTTGGCTCTCATTTTGCCTGTGTCTGCTAGAATTAAGAGCCCTCTTTTCTCAGAAATCATCTGCCCATCAAGGTACTTGTTGTCCATAATCAAGTGGTTTCTTAACCTTCTTCTCTTTGATCAGCTAAAGAGATTGAGctgaatttctctctcactcacaggCAGGATTGCCAGACCTCAGATCAGTCTCATGACTCTTCTCCGAATCCTTTCAGTTTCTCAGCAGCCTTGTAGAAGTGTGGGCCCCAGAAGGGACACAGTGTCTGGTAATGGTCTCACTGATGCAGTACACACAGTGTATGGCAACCCTGCAACGGCAGATCAGGGGAGTTCAGGCCCCCTGTAGATCTCATTCCTCTGGAATGAAGGGGAGCATCTCCTCACTGTTCCCAGTCACCCAAAACCACCCAGAATATCATCCAAGGTCTGGGGCTCTGCAAGTCCCAGGCCACATTCCATGCCCTCCTGGGTGCAGTGTGCCCCCATGTGGCGATGCCCATGCAGTGCTGCTCCTACTGGCCTGGACCCAGGCACAGGGCTCTGCAGGGACTCTCTCTGCTGGCAGCTGCAGGCATAGGCAGCAGTTGGAAGGAGCCTGTGGCCATGTTTAAAAACTTTTCTGAGGCTGGGGAGTTAAGTGACATGCTGAAGGTTACCCAGAGAATCAGACCAGCTCTCCTGAACCCCAAAGCTCTAACCACTAGGGAAGGCTTTCCCTCCACCCCTAACAATCTGTTTCTGGTGTCCAGAGGCAGGACTTGGGCATGTTCTTCTAAGGCAGCCTTGTTTGTATCTTGTGACGCTCTTTGGGGTAGGAATTGGCTGTTTGTGgcctgtttgtacagtgcctagcaaaatggggtccttATCCATGACTAGGGTTTGTAGGTGCTATgaacatacaaataataaatgatgaaATAATTCCTGCCAGCTGAGAACAAGAGTAAGGGACATTCCTTTTCCAATCTGTGCCTTGAGTTTTCGCCTCCCTTGGCCCATCCAGGAGACTCAAAATATTAGGCTGGTTGTGAATTTGTCTTATAATACAACTTAAGTGCACCAAAGCAATCAGTGTTGCCCAGTTGGTCTGAGGGGGTTAACAATATCTGGGGCCTTGCAGAGTTGTTTGTGTTAGGCTGAGGACTGGCTGCTACAAGTCAGGGCTATTCCTGGTGTCAAAGAGTGGCCACACAATCCAGTGACCCTGAACAcagcagaaacaaacagcaggcagtttccttgctcacaaaTCCTCACATCTGCCCCTGTACTGCCTCTCAGGGTCATGCTGACAACTCCTTCTCCAGGCTTTCTGTCCCTAGCACACACCACCTGCAACAGAGAGCCCAGCCCCTGCATCTGCACCCAGGGAAACCCTGGTTAATCTATCTCCATTACCTCTGGCCTGGCCACGTGCCTCAGTGTCTTGTGCGGGCACCCCCATTGGCTGCGTCTCATTTTACTACATAGACCGGCTTGGTTGCTCCGTTTACAGAGCATAATGATGTCTGTGATTGTCCTTGGGTCTGAGACCCACCTGATGGGATCTGCTAGCACCTTCCAGCATAACTACATCTATCTGAAAGGCCCTAGGACTGGAGCATGGAAACAAACTGCTGCCTTACTAATGGATGGCCTGAACCTGTGGTGAATTCTGTTCTCCTCGGCCTTTATAGTCTGTGAGTGTTGCTATGCTAGCTATGACAGAGTGGGAATGTTGTTAATGTCTTATCTGAATACTgtgtgcgtgcctcagtttcctcctatGTGTTACTCAAGTATTCAGGTGGTGGGATGAgggtgtgtgatcattgcagCCTCCCAAGAGGGTGTGTGACTCTCTGTAGCCTGGCAGTTGAGGGCTGGGCCCCCACCTCTGCAAGGATCAGCCGAAGGTGTTGCTGCAGACCAGGTGACCTGCTGGCCgggagaaagagacaaaggaatGAGGAGGGGCAACAGGCGTGTCTGGGGCCAGGCAAGTGGAACTGGTCAGTCTCCTGTTTGGGACTCTgagggtggtgtggggggggaggagtccaGGGCACCAGGTCCGGGATTCCCCCAAGATGggcttggctgaaagtcactgatttctgtgctaacaagctctgCTCTATGCTATGTATCTGTCAactaataaaccttccattttacaacactggctgagagtcactgctgactgtggagttggggcgCAGGACCCCTCCAGCTTCCCCAGAAGCTCTGCCCAGGCAGACCCCTCTGTGGGCAGTGCACAGTGTAATCTCACACCCACCAAAagtgatcactttggcaaagcagctccatcatgctAAGCACTTAGGCAGAATAGGCATGTCTATGCAAATACGGTCTGTTCCTGAAGCCTTTTCCCCCAGTGtgtcactagatgtcaggggagagctcattcagaccctgcttacactgattctgtttttaaagtgcgggggggggggggggtcggtcacatgatccaggttttctccacaACTGGGAGAGTGAGAAACCTACTTTTTAAAAGCCAAGTCAAAGTTCTTACGCAATCACCAGACTCCAGGAGATGTGAACAAGGGGTGATCAGCCTGGTAGCTGGTATACAGGGGCTTATGGCattaaggggtggggaggggaggagggaaggacaaggccacactacaaatcaaaatttaggatatgccagccttctgctgcttgggcaatcctctggggtggagtgggtgggtcCCCGGAatcttcttccctcctccccccgccccgtgttcttgggcatctgggtgaggaggctattgaacttggggaggagggagggcgattatacaggggctgcagcggccgTCTGTGCGCTTGCTGCCTTTCCCTCATAAGATCCACCAGACagcagagcatgtcagtttgctcccccatcaGCTTGAGCAgggcatcctgcctgctctcatcaagcgcctccctcctctcatcccGGTCATTGAACGCTTTCCAggactagaatcatagaatcatagaatatcaggattggaagggacctcaggaggtcatctagtccaaccccctgctcaaaagcaggacccatccccaattaaatcatcccagccagggctttgtcaagcctgaccttaaaaacttctaaggaaggagattccaccacctccctaggcaacgcattccagtgtttcaccaccctcctagtgaaaaagtttttcctaatatccaacctaaacttcccccactgcaacttgagaccattactccttgtcctgtcctcttccaccactgagaatagtctagaaccatcctctctggaactacctctcaggtagtggaaagcagctatcaaatcccccctcattcttctcttccgcagactaaacaatcccagttccctcagcctctcctcataagtcatgtgttccagacccctaaacatttttgttgcccttcgctggactctctccaatttatccacatccttcttgtagtgtggggcccaaaactggacacagtactccagatgaggcctcaccaatgtcgaatagagggggacgatcacgtccctcgatttgctcgctatgcccctacttatacatcccaaaatgccattggccttcttggcaacaaggcattGACTCTGCCATTGTTTCCCTCCacgcattcagctgtgccctatctgTGCGGGAGGATTGCATAAGCTCTGCAAACATGTTGTCCCAGTGCATTTTtcctgccttctaatctgggccAGCCTCTGCGACGGAGTTGATAGGGGgcgtgttgaaacatttgcacctgcggtaggagaaaaagggagggtagaagtttaaaagatacattttagagaacaaaggggagcctgtttctcagtgaaacaagcAATTCGTAGTACCTAGCACATGTTATTtctgtacaaggtcacattttgccttttatactgagtgcctgccagtttggtgtgactGCATCACATGTGGCTGGGCAACAgcattcagcttgcaggcagccatggtaagccctaggggcacaAGGGGTTCTGCTCCTTCCACATTCATTACAATGCTTTCGAACTGcggcgccctcctttcccatgccaagcaatgcctggtggattggccatttaaaaggagggcctgcagtctctctgggatgatcgcttcacacacacacacacacacacacacacaccaccccgcGCCCTTTAGGCCAAATGCCAACAGGCCAGCATGGACGGGTTTCCAccttgggagggggtggagggtattggctccagggtgatgaacagttcctggctgccagggagaacggattcactgcttgcTGCCTGTGCactctccttctgctcctcttcctcctccaaaaaTCCATCCTCCCTACTCCGTGAGAGtctccccttgcaggtgtccacagacagtggtggggtagtggtggcatgtccccctccccccgagaattgcatgcagctcatcatacaggcggcatgtatggggctgtgacccggagcacccatttgcctctctagtcttttggtaggcttggcTGAGCTCTTTGATTTTCACACGGCGttgctgtgtgtccctggagtagcctctgtccgtcatgccctgggagattttcgCAAATGTGTTTGTGTTCCTTTTTTTGGCCTTTTTTTGCTttactgatcactctcattacagtgtgtatggtaacacccattgtttcatgttctcggtgtatataaaatcgtcctactgtattttccactgcatgcatctgatgaagtgcgctgtagcccatgaaagcttatcctcaaataaatttgttagtctctaaggtgccacaagtactcctgttctttttgcagatacagactaacatggctgctactctgaaatgagttattccttatgatccaaagtgacagtgagggttCCGATGACGATATTGACTCGAGTAACAcatatgacatgagtttgcttgtggcattcacggacatgctcaccaccgtggaatgccgcttttggccttgggaaacaagcactgagtggtgggatcacatcctcatgcaagtctgggatgacgagcagtggctgcagaacttttggatgagaaaagccactttcacgggaatgtgtgatgagctcacccccctcccaccctgcggTGCAAGAACACGAGCTGTCCTGATGGTGAAGAAGCGGGTGtatattgcaatctggaagctggcaactccagacagctaccgatcggttgctaatcagtttggagtgggaaagtcgaccgttggaatcgtgttgatgcaagtttgcagggccattattgcatcctgctcagaagaaccgtgattCTGAGTAACGTGCAATgtcattgtggatggctttgcacaaatggctTTCCCTAACTGCATAGGAGTGATAGAAGGcaagcatattccaattctggcaccagcccacctagcctccgagtacattaattggaaggggtatttctctatggttctccaggcgcttgtggatcaccgtgggtgtttcattgacattaacgcaggctggcctggaaaagtgcatgatgcatgcatctttcggaacactggcctgttcaggaagctgcaagctgggactttttccccagacc
This window of the Eretmochelys imbricata isolate rEreImb1 chromosome 8, rEreImb1.hap1, whole genome shotgun sequence genome carries:
- the CCDC190 gene encoding LOW QUALITY PROTEIN: coiled-coil domain-containing protein 190 (The sequence of the model RefSeq protein was modified relative to this genomic sequence to represent the inferred CDS: deleted 1 base in 1 codon) gives rise to the protein MAEGDPSRHWELERQDVKQVEARLSHRLQDLEEARPYHMNSMIKEQREIQRLQQGNSRKKAHVTLGDLSQEVGKKPALPTLPTSSGQQHSNSQAEQLRAPRSTLPKMEGPTRAAQSPLQHQTHNGDILDDAEQESSGRHGSTSTCTQAKAASSIPDINLSDLRYSIARRLNISANLAEQEETSSQGELGTGPTVLPHGQSEASDVDGSDTMPKPPAEASCTGRRKPSLGHEKLSSDTDAYAPDSSHLRSMHSRPGFLELYAEARKARFIRHKGIPASGKELSLQEIFGHVNSLDPSPPAEEQKQHNPK